The genome window ttcacacgacaacacagaaaaacacaatttgaagagcaaaaataagagaacacattaacataacactgaaaataatatctagttaattacagctgcgaaatacttggtgcaaatctatgtgcatgccacaactgttttactgtacaacaatgaaaggctacaactacaaaggagattctctctacaattacgcgctagcaataaacaaaagctacactaaatacacaaactacaagaaaaatcagaagattctagtgaggtatcctcggctaagggtcgacatatgaaacgtcccctttgaacaattcttacaagactgtccttaaactgacatacaatatttttagcgcaacgcaatctgactttcaaaattccctacaaaagaatggcctctatgtaagtaggctgtttatgttttctctatgtaagtaggctgtttaagttttcttattggcaacgttacgtagcgctcaatatgaaaatcactggctgtgctgtgtgcagtctgtggctgctttgcattgttgtaatactcgccattgtagtgttaggcagctggctgtgaacagcgcgtagcgttgcgcagttggaggtgagccgccagcagtggtggatgtggggagagagatggcggaggtttgtaatttgtcatgaactgatatatatattatgacttgtgatgatatcaaggtaaatacattgttcgttctctattaatatctttcatttgctgctATGTCTGCCATCATTTCATCATGTGACACAAAGTAATAATTTCTACCATTTTCTTCGTCATTTCTTGGTGGCCTCGTCGTATGTGGAATTGGGTATGCATATTTGTCAGGGTTTTTTGCTATTAGTGTATTTTTTATATGCCTTCTTCCAACACCATGTGCACCTAAGAGAACCAGCGTCTTCCTCTGGAATGATGGTAGTTTAACAACTTCTTCATAGGTAACCAAATCTAATTGGTCAAACACTGCATTATGCTTGGCAAGGTATTTGTCCTTGTATTGCTTTTTCTTGCGGCCAAATATTGAGCAATTCACTTGTTCCTGTTTACTCTTTTCCATCGCCATGCAGGCCGTTCTCCATTCCTGGAGTTCTGGTGAAGGAATAAGACCAGCAGAGCCAGCAGCATTGTCTTTCCTTGCTTGCCACCAATTGTGATCATCCTTGCTTATTATTTGCAGGATGTCTCCTGTTTTGAAAGGTATACCAGCCTGTGCGCAAGGTATCAGGTCATCATCCAACGGGTCATAATCAAACTGTGCACGAACAAAAATCTCACAGGGCGGTGGAGCACTCCTGTATGATGGAacaattttgaaggtgactgatcCTCGTGCTTCTCTCAGTATCTTCTGTAAGGCGTTGACCGACTGGTTGGCAACAGGAATTCCGTTGATTTCTCTGATTTCATCGCCTACGTGAAGAGTGGCCTGTCGGTGTATCATGCCTCCATGCATAATACGAGCCACGATACACTTTCCCTCTTCATTCATCTTCAGCGTTATACCCATGGGCTCGTCCGTATTCTTCTGGAACTGGACGAGCCGGACGCGCGTCACGTTCTCCATGTCGATGTCGCCATTGGGGCCGTCCAGGTCGTCGCCGCCGTTGAGAtagggcagcagcggcggcggcgtgacGCGCAGCGCGTCCTCCCCGTACACCTCGTGCGCCACCACGTCGTGCGCCTGTAGCAGcgcctccgccatctctctccccacatccaccactgctggcggctcacctccaactgcgcaacgctacgcgctgttcacagccagctgcctaacactacaatggcgagtattacaacaatgcaaagcagccacagactgcacacagcacagccagtgattttcatattgagcgctacgtaacgttgccaataagaaaaattaaacagcctacttacatagagaaaacataaacagcctacttacaacagttcacaaagtacagacaaatacaatttcataagtgtgaaattatccatctgtgtaattgcgtaaacatgtgtcactgacatagtaaaagaaaatgtttatctctcagttaaatgatcaaatagctgtgtaatttgtgtgttagagaaatatggtaccgatgtgtaaagttgtataagcaaataccatattagctagggctccttgtgcttgccaaacacatggtacacaaagtaaacgtgtacccccctgaggattaatgtaattataccctcaggtgttacagattacagcaatggaatgaaatgtatcacggaaaactttctttgtaattcaaaaatctttaaaaataaatgttttaagtacaaaattaatcactgaaatgcgtgtcttgtagcgctaaatgtgcgtcttgctgtaagataattctgttgaagtgtcgtagttatcgtcctctgtaagcaaagttctgctgaagtcaatgtactcacctcatcataaacaaaagtgagatgctttgcgtatagatatcgtagttattatgcttattgccgtgatgaagaaagtactataatgtaacgtattgttgtgctacgaaaaaggctgtctcattgtaggttactaataaaacatgttttactttccag of Schistocerca serialis cubense isolate TAMUIC-IGC-003099 chromosome 2, iqSchSeri2.2, whole genome shotgun sequence contains these proteins:
- the LOC126456168 gene encoding peripheral plasma membrane protein CASK-like; translated protein: MAEALLQAHDVVAHEVYGEDALRVTPPPLLPYLNGGDDLDGPNGDIDMENVTRVRLVQFQKNTDEPMGITLKMNEEGKCIVARIMHGGMIHRQATLHVGDEIREINGIPVANQSVNALQKILREARGSVTFKIVPSYRSAPPPCEIFVRAQFDYDPLDDDLIPCAQAGIPFKTGDILQIISKDDHNWWQARKDNAAGSAGLIPSPELQEWRTACMAMEKSKQEQVNCSIFGRKKKQYKDKYLAKHNAVFDQLDLVTYEEVVKLPSFQRKTLVLLGAHGVGRRHIKNTLIAKNPDKYAYPIPHTTRPPRNDEENGRNYYFVSHDEMMADIAANE